The sequence below is a genomic window from Pseudomonadota bacterium.
GACGCCGTCCGGCTTGCCTATCGTCGTCAAGCTCATTTTCTCGAGGCGCTGTGGGGCGCGCATATCATTCACGAACCGAGAACCCTGAGTCTCAGACACCGCCATAATCTTTACGGCGGGGCCCTCTACGGCCATTACGAAATCCGCCCCGAATTGATCGTTGAACCTTTTTTCATCCGCAAGTATGACCGCCATGACCATTACCAGGGCGAAAGTGGCGGCGGCGACCGCGACAGCTGGTTTTAAGGCGGTCGAATTTACGGCAGTTTCCCTTCCGGCTTCTATTATGACCTGACCGCAGTCAGAGAGAGCGGCGATTTTGGCCGGGATACAATCGCGGCCTGGGGCGGGCATGTGAAATCAGGCTGGAAGTTCGCCGAGCTGCCGGGAAAGCCCGAATTGAGCTTCGAGTATAGCTACGCTTCCGGCGACGGCGATCCGGAAGACGGGCGGCGCAAAACCTTCAGCGGGGTGTTCGGATCCCGTGACAAAATGTACGGGCGCATCAACCTGTTTGACTGGCGAAACCTCAAAAACAGCCAGTTCAACCTGGAAATATCTCCTTTGCCGAAGCTTTCCCTGCTCGCCGAGTTCCACGATTTCAAACTCGCCGAAAAACGCGACGGCTGGTCTTTGAACCCGTCTTTGTATCGCGATCCCAGCGGCGCCGCCGGAGACGAGGTGGGACGCGAGCTTGATCTGATCGCAACCTGGGAAACCTCAATCACCGGCAAAGCCTTTGCCGGCCGCCTGACCGTCCAACTCGGAGCCTGCCGCTTCTGGGCCGGGAACTTCGCCCAAAAAGTCGCCGCCGACAAAAACGCCAACTGGTTCTTCTGCCAGTTGCAATACCGGATCGACATTCAGCCCTGACCGATAGGCTTCGGAAAAGCGGCGTCACCCTTTCCGGCCATACAATCCGGCCAGACAACATGTAAATCTTTGGGAAAAGCGCCTGGCCGACCATCTAACCCAGGCGAGGCCAACGATCTTTGCCGCCAGGTAAATTTTTTAACCGTTCAGCCCTTTTCAATTTTAATGAACTCGTAACCACCCTTGAAAATCGCAAAACAGAAATTGAGCGTCAGCGATGGAGGGAAATTACCTGAGCACCAGAAACTGAATAGCGACTTCAGACCGCTATCGCGGCCACACATATGTGAAAGTAACCAGCTTTTACCAGCTTACTTGGAAGTTACACTTTTTTTTTGCTTTTTCTGATTTTCGCATTATAATTCAAGGGTAAACGCCTTTCCGGATGCGAACTCAATGGTCACTATCCAGCGGCTTGACCCAGATGATCAATCTGACTCTTTCAGGCCGGCCTGCGACAAGTCAAATTCCGCCTACGCCGGCACGAGGTTGCGGAACGACGGGAGAGCTCAAAATGGAACCCCAGAACGTCAGCCCTGCCAAGCAATCAAACCTTTCCGCGCCACGCAAACCCCGCCCAATAAGCTTTCCGAAAGCCGAAGACTGGCTGGCCCGCCGGCTCGCGAAAGCCGGGGTTTACCTGAACAGTTCCAACCCCTGGGATCCTCAGATTCACAATCCGCAATTCTACCGCCGCGCCTTGTGGGAGGGCTCCCTCGGCGTTGGAGAAAGCTACATCGACGGCTGGTGGGATTGCGAACAACTTGACGAAATGCTCGCCCGCATCCTGCGGGCCCAAGTCGACAAACATATCATCAATAACTGGGCGCTGCTGCGGCTCTGGCTGAAAACCAAACTCTTCAATCTGCAATCGGTCCGGCGCGCCTACCAGGTCGGGAAGAAACATTACGATATCGGCAACGATCTTTTTCAGGCCATGCTCGATCCCACCATGAGTTATTCCTGTGGCTATTGGCATAATACCCGCGACCTCTACGAAGCGCAACTGGCCAAACTTGATCTGGTCTGCCGCAAACTGGCCCTCAAAGCGGGCGAGTCGGTACTGGATATCGGCTGCGGCTGGGGCAGCTTCGCCGAATACGCGGCCCGCCATCATGGCGTCAGGGTTACCGGCATCACCATCTCCAGGGAGCAGAAAAAACTGGCGGAACAACGTTGCGCCGGGCTGCCGGTCGACATTGAAATGATGGATTACCGGAGCCTGGAAGGTAAATTCGACAAACTGGTTTCAATCGGCATGTTCGAGCATGTCGGTCCGAAAAACTACGATATCTACATGCGCACGGCTCATCGTCTGATGCAAGATGACGGACAATTTCTACTGCATACCATCAGTAACGAGGTTTCGCAGGTGGGCACCGACCCCTGGATCCAGAAATATATCTTTCCGAATGGCAACCTGCCTTCACTGACCCAGCTGAGCAAGGCCTGTGAACCTTATTTCATCATTGAGGATGTTCAGAACCTCGGGCTTGACTATGACCGCACCCTGATGGCCTGGTACCACAATTTCGATCAGGCCTGGCCCCACCTGAAACCAAGCTACGACCACCGTTTCTACCGGATGTGGACCTATTATCTGAAAACCTGCGCCGGAGCCTTTCGCAGCCGCACCCTGCAAGTCTACCAGCTGGTTCTGCGCAAACGCCTGGCCACGCTGCAACGTTATCACGCCCCCCGTTAGCCGCTCCTCCGCCGGCGCCGAAGACAGCGCGTTTCATCCTTTGAGCGAAACGATTTCCGAGGTGACATCGTAATTTTGGAACCTTTGGCCGCGAGCCTCCCCTCTGCAAAGCTCGCCCCGATCCATGCCCCGGCTGCCGCCGCCCCCAGTCGATCAGTCGCGTGACCACTTCACAATTGAATGCGCACCCCTTTTGGCCTCATACCACGCCCTTTATTTATTCTTTACATTAGTTTTGTAATCTGCAATGTAAAACACAGAGAAATGTTTACTTTCCATCAAGAGAGTTTGGGGAATAATCATGTGTCGAAAGAAGATCAAAATCGTGGTTGTCGAGGATGAAACCGACATCCGTGAGGTCCTGGCCTACAATCTCGAGCGCGAAGGCTACCAGGTGGCGACGGCCTCCGATGGCGAACATGGGGTACAACTGATCCGCGAGCTGCTGCCCGATCTGGTGCTGCTGGATCTGATGCTGCCCGGTCTGGACGGTCTCCAGGTCTGTAAGAGAGTAAAAAACGAGGAGCAGACCCACGATATTCCGATTATCATGGTTTCCGCCAAGGGCGAGGAAAGCGACATCGTTCTCGGCCTGGAGCTGGGCGCCGACGACTACATCACCAAACCTTTCAGCACCCGGGAACTACTCGCCCGGATCAACGCGGTCCTGCGGCGACGGGAACCCGGCAATCCGACCGACCCTGGAGAAAGCATTCGCCGCGAAGGCGTTGAAATCGACATCAAGCGCCATGAGATCAAGGTGGATGACA
It includes:
- a CDS encoding response regulator, with the translated sequence MCRKKIKIVVVEDETDIREVLAYNLEREGYQVATASDGEHGVQLIRELLPDLVLLDLMLPGLDGLQVCKRVKNEEQTHDIPIIMVSAKGEESDIVLGLELGADDYITKPFSTRELLARINAVLRRREPGNPTDPGESIRREGVEIDIKRHEIKVDDSPVPFTLTEFKLLHFLAGHPGWVFTRDHLISRIMGEDNFVVDRNIDVHIQAVRKKLGRHRHLIETIRGIGYRFKDHNEN
- a CDS encoding cyclopropane fatty acyl phospholipid synthase, whose product is MEPQNVSPAKQSNLSAPRKPRPISFPKAEDWLARRLAKAGVYLNSSNPWDPQIHNPQFYRRALWEGSLGVGESYIDGWWDCEQLDEMLARILRAQVDKHIINNWALLRLWLKTKLFNLQSVRRAYQVGKKHYDIGNDLFQAMLDPTMSYSCGYWHNTRDLYEAQLAKLDLVCRKLALKAGESVLDIGCGWGSFAEYAARHHGVRVTGITISREQKKLAEQRCAGLPVDIEMMDYRSLEGKFDKLVSIGMFEHVGPKNYDIYMRTAHRLMQDDGQFLLHTISNEVSQVGTDPWIQKYIFPNGNLPSLTQLSKACEPYFIIEDVQNLGLDYDRTLMAWYHNFDQAWPHLKPSYDHRFYRMWTYYLKTCAGAFRSRTLQVYQLVLRKRLATLQRYHAPR